Sequence from the Desulfovibrio intestinalis genome:
CACTTGTGCCAATGTTCGGATGCCGGTCAGCGTAAGCTGGCCGGCATCCTGAATTACCGTGGGGTATTCTAAAGTGAAAATATTCCAGGCCGTGTCATCATAAGATGAACTTCTTGTACCACCGCAGAAAACGAACCTTTTATGCAGGCAGCATGCTGCTTTGCCCTGTATTCTGCGCATATACGCATAGAGCAAGCCTTCCTGCTGATACGTATTCTATGACAATACGCTGGAATGAAAGGATAAATCTAAAATAAAAATAGCTGAAAGGGCACTCGTGACAGCACAGTCCAAAGCTGCTCATCCGTTGTTTCGCAGCTTCTCCACAAGATTTTCCACAGTCTTTGCCTGCTCTGTAAGGTGGATAACAGCCTGGGCTGCCTCGGCCATAGTTTGCGCACTTCCACGGGCTGCCTGACTGACGCTGCTGATGGTGCGGTTTACTTCTTCGCTGGCGGCAGACTGTTCTTCACTGGCGGCGGCAATGGCCCGTACCTGACCTGCTGTGGCGTCGGCCATGCTTACAATATCTTCAAGGGCTGAACCGGATTTGCCCGCGCTGAGCGTTGCTTGCTTAACCTGGGCCACGGCTTCGTCCAGCGAGGCCATGCTGTGAGCCGTGCTTTTTTGCATGGCGCTGATGGCGGCTCCCACATCGTGCGTGGAGGTGACGGTTTTTTCCGCCAGTTTGCGCACCTCGTCGGCAACCACGGCAAAGCCGCGTCCGGCGTCTCCGGCACGCGCCGCTTCAATGGCCGCATTGAGGGCCAGCAAATTTGTCTGGTCTGCAATGTCAGAAATAAAGCCCATAATGCGGCTGATGTCGCGGGCACGGGCATTAAGGTCATCCATATCGGCCTTGAGGCGTTCAGAAACCTCATTGACCTTGTTGATGCTGTCCAAAGCCTGCCGCACGACTTCTGCCCCTTCTTCGGCGCTGGTTCGTGTTCCGGCTGAAGCCTGCGCCGCCTGCCCGGCATTGTCTGCCACCTGCCGCACCGTGGCGTTCATCTGCTCCATAGCGGTTGCTGCGCCGTCCAGATTTTCCGCCGTGGCCGTGGCTCCCATGCTGGACTGCTCGATCTGCCGCGTCAGCTGATCCGAGGCTGTGGTCAGGTTGTGGGCCACGCCTTCCAGCTGTTCGGCAGTGTGCAGCAGGGTTTCCGTTCTGCCCTGCGCCTGCACCCGCGCGGCCTCGGCTTCGCGCAAGGCTTCTTCGGCCCGCTGTGAATGGCTCAAAGCCATCTGCGATTGCTTGTCAGCATTGCTGATGTGCTCCTGCAGAGATGCCACCATTGATATGATGGAGGCATACACGCCGCGCCGATTTTTTTTGTTGCCGTCGGCATCCGTGTTGTAATCGCCTTTGGCTACACGCTGGGCCAGAATATTGAGCTGACCGGGATCAATGCCCAACTGGCGTTTGACCGAAACAATCAGCAAACAGGTGACGAGAATGCTGAACAGCAGGGCCGCGCCAGTAAGGCCCACAGCCATTTTTTGCGACTGATCGGCGATGTGGCGCGCGGCCTCTGCGGCCTGGCGGCTGCGGGCCGTATCCAGCTCAAGCACCTGCTCATAAAATTTTGCCAGACGCAAAAAATTGGCCCGGCTGCGGTCAAAAAGCGCCACGGCCTCGTCGCTTTCGCCTTCCTTGGCGTGGGCGATGATTTGCAGACGGTTCTGGGCGTCTTCCTGCGTGGCCACACGGATGTGTTCCAGCAGTTCCGGCAGATCCATACCCTGATTTTCGCCATCCTGCGCGGCCTTGTCTGAGGCTGGCATAACGCACTCTTCGGGCGTGGGCCGGGCCGCCAGATCCGCATAAATTTTTTCATATTCTGCAATGGTGCGCAGCGCGCGATTGATGCGCGAGGTGTATTCCGTAATGGTCACGCGGTCTGTGCGCGTGCTGACGGCTGCCAGATCGGACCGGGTGGAGTAGAGCAGGGCGTTCATTGACTGAATCGCCACCACTGAGGGAATGACGGTTTCGGTGATGTGGCCCACAGTGGCGGTGATTTTTTGGCTGTTGCGCATATAGACGGCAAAAAGAAGCACCATAAAAAGAATGATGCTGCAAAACGAAAGGATCAGTTTTGCGCTCAGCTTCATTTGTATCCTCATTATTTTTTTATATGTTACGCCCCAGCTCGTTCACTCGCGCGAAATGCCGCTGGCTGCGCGCTGCATTTCGGCCTGCGCCCGGCGGATTTTACTGCGCGCTGTCTT
This genomic interval carries:
- a CDS encoding methyl-accepting chemotaxis protein, which encodes MKLSAKLILSFCSIILFMVLLFAVYMRNSQKITATVGHITETVIPSVVAIQSMNALLYSTRSDLAAVSTRTDRVTITEYTSRINRALRTIAEYEKIYADLAARPTPEECVMPASDKAAQDGENQGMDLPELLEHIRVATQEDAQNRLQIIAHAKEGESDEAVALFDRSRANFLRLAKFYEQVLELDTARSRQAAEAARHIADQSQKMAVGLTGAALLFSILVTCLLIVSVKRQLGIDPGQLNILAQRVAKGDYNTDADGNKKNRRGVYASIISMVASLQEHISNADKQSQMALSHSQRAEEALREAEAARVQAQGRTETLLHTAEQLEGVAHNLTTASDQLTRQIEQSSMGATATAENLDGAATAMEQMNATVRQVADNAGQAAQASAGTRTSAEEGAEVVRQALDSINKVNEVSERLKADMDDLNARARDISRIMGFISDIADQTNLLALNAAIEAARAGDAGRGFAVVADEVRKLAEKTVTSTHDVGAAISAMQKSTAHSMASLDEAVAQVKQATLSAGKSGSALEDIVSMADATAGQVRAIAAASEEQSAASEEVNRTISSVSQAARGSAQTMAEAAQAVIHLTEQAKTVENLVEKLRNNG